GTACTGCTGCCACAGGCCAGTATGATCGCGGAAGCAGATACGCAACTGAAAGCAATACTGACACCTGGAAAGATCAGGGAAATCGTGCACCTGATCCCTGACGTATGGTTGCAGGTATGGCCTACCGGCGAATCGCCGGATGATGTAAGACAGGTATATTATAATTTCTTAACTACACGCCTCGCCGTGTCTGAAATATTTGTAAAAGAAGCACAACATGCAAGAGAAGCACTTATATGAGTATGCTGTCATTCGCGTAGTTCCCAGTGTGGTACGCGAAGAGTTTCTCAATATAGGTGTGATCCTGTATTGTAAACAACAGCGGTATCTGCAAACCATTTATACCCTGAACGAGGAAAAGATCAGGAGCCTGGCGCCGGATATCGATATGGAGGAACTTAACGCATACCTGGTTGCCTTTGAACAGATTGCCGCAGGGAATCGTGACGCGGGACCGATTGCCAAATTGGACCAACCTTCCCGTTTTCGCTGGCTAACTGCGACAAGAAGTACTATTATTCAATCATCTAAAGTACATCCGGGACTGTGTGGGGACCTGTCCGGAACATTGCAGCGCTTACATGCACAATTAGTTTTATAATAAAATATTTTTTATTACGTTATGTAGTAGCCGTATTCCATATCTGATATTGATATTAAAACCTATCCATGAAACTTTACTTACTGTGCTGCATATCGTTGCTGATGGCTATCCTGTCTGTACAAGCACAGGATACCATTCCCCCTGCTCCTGTAGGCAGCACTATTTACCTGCTCAACGATGTCTGGCTCATGTCTGCTGCTGACAGGTATGGCCCTATGAAATGTGATCATACCTCCATCAGCGCCTCCGAACAATTTATAATTGTCGATGCCGGCGACAGCACCATCGCCCTACAGGGTAGTAACGGTCGTTATGTTACATCTACCAGTCCAATGCGATGTACCAGTACGATGATTGATCACAACTCCCGTTTTAAATGGGTAGGCCTGAGCAACAATACCGTTGCATTGCAAAACTTAAAAGGAGAATTTGTTTTTATGGAGAGCAACCTGCTGAGCCTGAACTGCAATGCGAAAGAGATCAATACCGGTACGACCTTTACATGGAGCGCCGTGTCTGTCTCCTCACAGGAAGAGAAAACAGCCTCCGCCGATCTGAAAGTCTTTCCCAATCCCGCATCCGGCAATGTCAATATTAAGTATGAATTGCAAACCGCTGCTGAAGTATTAATTGAATTTTACAATAGCCGGGGTGCTTTGGTGAAATCTTTCCTGGGTGGATTGCAGGAAGGTACCACCCGCCTGAATGTGGGCATCAGTGACCTGGAGGCTGGCATGTACCTCGTGCGACTGACTTCTAAAGGCATTAAAGAAACGAAGAAACTAATCGTTCAGTGAAGATTCGTACACCACACCTACACGCAATGCCTTGAGACCGCTTAAGCCCTGCAGATCTTCCAGCAACAGGTATTCCAGGTCCCTGCAAAGGGTGTCCTTCTCCTGTAGATATTCGATAAATGGCAGGTAATCATCCACATCCTTATCATCGAAATAGATCAGCACGATCTTATCCGGTTGGGTAAGGCGCTCTTCTGTATCCTTGACGCGCACTTTGTCAATGCGCTTCTTGATCATCTGGTAACGGATGTTGTAAGCGCCTTCCACATCAAAGCGTCTTTCATCTGCCCTGAAACTGATATCGATAGTGTGGTTGTGTACAAAGATGAGTTGGGTAGTGCGTAACACCTTAGGCATGTTCGGTAGTAAAGCACGCGTAATGCGTGCAATCGCTGCCATACTGGATAGTTGCCAGAGGCGTAAATTCTTCAGATGAAAATGATCGAAAGGATGCTGAGGTGCAATGGACTGTCCGATATATGCATCGTACTCTACCCCATCCGTTCTGAACTTTTCAAAGTAACAGGGGTACAGGCTTTGTAACTGGATCTTCTCAATTTCGAAATATTCGTTCACTGCTTCATTGATCTGCTGCATAGATACTTCCAGTGAATATTTCTCACCGGTCGTACTGCTGTTAAAAGCTTCCAGCACTTTCAGGTATTCATCTACCAATGGTTTGCTTTCCGGGTGTCGCACAGCCAGATGCGAGAGGAATGGTGTTGTTTCTTTTCTTAAGAAACCATTCAGCTTATCCTCGTCATTGGCATACAGCTGGTCTGATCCCAGTATTTCCTGCCACTTGCAGCACTTGTAAATCATCTCTTCCAGCAGGGAAGATGGATAGCGTTCCTGTAAGGTATTCAGGATACCACCCAGTAATGACAGGTGAGTATCCAGGTCGGCTACAATGGCTTTGTTCCGTTCTATAGTAGAGTTGCGGATATCTACCGCACCATATAATGGATAAACATTGTCAAAGTGAATATTGAATTCCTTATCAGCTAAATGGCGTTTTTTATCATGCAGGTATTGCCAGGCCACTTCGTTGAACTTCCATTGCACGGCTGGCTGGATGGATGGAGGTAAATTTTTCTTTGATGATGCCTTCTATTTCATAGTTGAACTCATCAATATAGATCTGTAACAAACGGCCGATGGCTGCCATGGCTGGTTGCAGCAATACAATAACCTTCTCATCAAAAGAAGCGTTTTCCCAGGTATGGATTGCCAATACTCCTACCGGTGTAAGATTGTGAAATACCGGCATCAGTGCCAGTGAGCGCACACCCAGTTTGCGGAAGTGATCCAGGTAGTCCTGCTGCTGCTGTTTTTCTGAAAATATATCAGGGGAGAAGAAGAAATTTGGATTGGAGAAATATCCTTTTGCCTGCCGGCGGAACACTTCGGGGGATACACGACCTTCTCCCCATACTTCGGAAAGGATACCGGTACCGCCTTTTACATAGCCGTATACAGGTTCATTGTTCACCCTGACAAACGGGAAGAGATCAAACTCAATCTGGTTATTTTTAACCAGTGTCTTCAGTGATTTGATCACATACCTGTAGTTCTCTTCTTCCTTGTCAGGTGTACGGTTCAGGCGTATCCGCTCTATGTTATCAATGGCTTTTTCAGCGGTGACGTCTGTGAGATTCAGGATACAGACCCCTCTAATTTTGAAGAGAGACAATGGCAGCATTTCAAGCAGGATGTCATACCCCTCGCCTTCACTCATACGCATATAGAGT
This Chitinophaga sancti DNA region includes the following protein-coding sequences:
- a CDS encoding DUF3037 domain-containing protein, whose amino-acid sequence is MQEKHLYEYAVIRVVPSVVREEFLNIGVILYCKQQRYLQTIYTLNEEKIRSLAPDIDMEELNAYLVAFEQIAAGNRDAGPIAKLDQPSRFRWLTATRSTIIQSSKVHPGLCGDLSGTLQRLHAQLVL
- a CDS encoding T9SS type A sorting domain-containing protein; translated protein: MKLYLLCCISLLMAILSVQAQDTIPPAPVGSTIYLLNDVWLMSAADRYGPMKCDHTSISASEQFIIVDAGDSTIALQGSNGRYVTSTSPMRCTSTMIDHNSRFKWVGLSNNTVALQNLKGEFVFMESNLLSLNCNAKEINTGTTFTWSAVSVSSQEEKTASADLKVFPNPASGNVNIKYELQTAAEVLIEFYNSRGALVKSFLGGLQEGTTRLNVGISDLEAGMYLVRLTSKGIKETKKLIVQ
- a CDS encoding GAF domain-containing protein; amino-acid sequence: MEKIIQELSGIEVSSMDLDATISFQPFINRLRDRIRNEQTAKKALYEQVLATYEAYSLSQEEIALTDIDKYEALLDLMYACLSPAMTDERELAWAMNMPFQPIIFYGTTLFYELMRNRRDDHDIYVTTKNADDYHRNRLKSLYSFVLQKLYNFQAPTQLPDVHAGINLSTGLLQYYAMQINMDYIEVTAKGPLPELDFSELYMRMSEGEGYDILLEMLPLSLFKIRGVCILNLTDVTAEKAIDNIERIRLNRTPDKEEENYRYVIKSLKTLVKNNQIEFDLFPFVRVNNEPVYGYVKGGTGILSEVWGEGRVSPEVFRRQAKGYFSNPNFFFSPDIFSEKQQQQDYLDHFRKLGVRSLALMPVFHNLTPVGVLAIHTWENASFDEKVIVLLQPAMAAIGRLLQIYIDEFNYEIEGIIKEKFTSIHPASRAMEVQRSGLAIPA